One region of Streptomyces sp. NBC_00442 genomic DNA includes:
- a CDS encoding ATP-grasp domain-containing protein encodes MNPAILVIHRPAAGRYTTQFRSVVVAAAELGVGTVVLLPAGVEAPEAAGLPHYHCDLDDPAELRAAVGRIVAEHRIERIFPLFEGDVLPASRARKDHGIPGLMPSQALNFRDKNVMHRRAEELGVTVARSCRPDTVSAVAGFAEEVGYPVVVKPYAGWACGNTYRVDDRAELDRVWAEMGDDRHEYRVEEFVHGTEFHVDSLVQRGDVVFEQLSQYTYSVLDYRDEPGGTISRKYGLTPAERRILELNGVILRGFGLGTGVVHAEFFLRDDGEIVFGEAGARAGGGSIVPAVQAGRGINLAGEWCRLELDPHHRPAARLGPEIGTEYLSSDAYGTITAVTSAAELTSLEGVLDADVWKGVGDTIAPPTASNDVLGWYVCEGRDFEEVKARFKTVRDTFRVRTGGRP; translated from the coding sequence ATGAACCCCGCGATCCTGGTGATCCACCGGCCCGCCGCCGGGCGCTACACCACCCAGTTCCGCAGCGTCGTCGTGGCCGCGGCCGAGCTCGGTGTGGGCACGGTGGTGCTGCTGCCGGCCGGCGTCGAGGCCCCGGAGGCCGCCGGGCTGCCGCACTACCACTGCGACCTGGACGACCCGGCGGAGCTGCGCGCCGCGGTCGGCCGCATCGTGGCCGAGCACCGCATCGAGCGGATCTTCCCCCTGTTCGAAGGCGACGTCCTGCCCGCGAGCCGGGCCCGCAAGGACCACGGCATCCCCGGCCTCATGCCCTCCCAGGCCCTCAACTTCCGCGACAAGAACGTGATGCACCGCCGGGCCGAGGAGCTCGGCGTGACCGTGGCCCGCTCCTGCCGGCCCGACACCGTCTCGGCCGTCGCCGGCTTCGCCGAAGAGGTCGGCTACCCCGTCGTCGTCAAGCCGTACGCCGGCTGGGCCTGCGGCAACACCTACCGGGTGGACGACCGGGCCGAACTCGACCGGGTCTGGGCCGAGATGGGGGACGACCGGCACGAGTACCGGGTGGAGGAGTTCGTCCACGGTACCGAGTTCCACGTCGACTCCCTCGTCCAGCGCGGCGACGTCGTCTTCGAGCAGCTCTCCCAGTACACGTACTCCGTCCTCGACTACCGCGACGAGCCCGGCGGCACCATCTCCCGCAAGTACGGCCTGACGCCGGCGGAGCGGCGCATCCTGGAGCTGAACGGCGTGATCCTGCGGGGCTTCGGCCTGGGCACGGGGGTCGTGCACGCCGAGTTCTTCCTCCGGGACGACGGCGAGATCGTTTTCGGCGAGGCGGGCGCGCGGGCCGGCGGCGGCTCGATCGTGCCGGCCGTCCAGGCCGGGCGCGGCATCAACCTGGCCGGCGAGTGGTGCCGCCTCGAACTCGACCCCCACCACCGCCCCGCCGCCCGGCTCGGCCCGGAGATCGGCACCGAATACCTGTCGTCCGACGCGTACGGAACGATCACCGCCGTCACCTCGGCCGCCGAACTGACCTCGCTGGAGGGCGTGTTGGACGCCGACGTGTGGAAGGGCGTGGGCGACACGATCGCGCCGCCGACCGCCTCCAACGACGTGCTCGGCTGGTACGTGTGCGAGGGCCGCGACTTCGAGGAGGTGAAGGCCCGCTTCAAGACGGTGCGGGACACCTTCCGCGTGCGGACCGGCGGCCGTCCATGA
- a CDS encoding MFS transporter, whose translation MTWVARLRQLPLALRVLFLASFVNRAGMFVFPLLAVYLVRGKGLSPGEAGLLISVGSTGLLAGSLLSGPLCDRGGRRTALLSALLLNAAGYLGLALLDGAPWTYAALLFVALVGMGMFSPASNTLVADLTTPEQRPFAYTISYVGNNLGMGVGPLLGGVAAAYSYHVMFAGNIAAGLLCAAMILLRVPHDRRRPPLNTGRDKSRSGRRRLGHTHVLLLVLVSFFYVVPLIGLEYALPLAVTTVLHDSAGLVGAVYTINSVVVVSLGLVMEKHLRGHGTKALLLAAGLLWTLGLAVIVLGFSLPALLLSTVVWTLGEIIVSVVVPTYVADHVDEHRVGTFMALNGFVLGLARLVVPVGLGVLWTADGHRPVFVTLLCAPLLGMAGFALLRIRRPAATGAAAGTPDAEPLAVSG comes from the coding sequence ATGACCTGGGTGGCACGTCTGCGTCAACTCCCGCTCGCACTACGGGTGTTGTTCCTGGCCTCCTTCGTCAACCGGGCCGGCATGTTCGTCTTCCCGCTGCTCGCCGTCTACCTGGTGCGCGGCAAGGGGCTGAGCCCCGGCGAGGCCGGCCTGCTCATCTCCGTCGGCAGTACGGGCCTGCTGGCCGGCAGCCTCCTGAGCGGGCCGCTGTGCGACCGCGGCGGCAGACGGACGGCCCTGCTGAGCGCGCTGCTCCTCAACGCCGCCGGCTATCTCGGCCTCGCCCTGCTCGACGGCGCGCCCTGGACGTACGCGGCGCTGCTGTTCGTCGCCCTCGTCGGCATGGGCATGTTCAGCCCGGCCTCCAACACCCTGGTCGCCGACCTGACCACACCCGAGCAGCGCCCGTTCGCGTACACGATCAGCTACGTCGGCAACAACCTGGGCATGGGGGTGGGCCCCCTTCTGGGCGGGGTCGCGGCCGCGTACTCGTACCACGTCATGTTCGCCGGGAACATCGCGGCGGGTCTGCTGTGCGCGGCGATGATCCTGCTCCGGGTGCCGCACGACCGCAGGCGGCCGCCTCTCAACACCGGTCGTGACAAGAGCCGTTCGGGCCGTCGGCGCCTCGGCCACACCCACGTCCTGCTGCTCGTCCTCGTCTCCTTCTTCTACGTCGTCCCGCTCATCGGCCTCGAATACGCGCTGCCGCTCGCCGTCACCACGGTGCTGCACGACTCGGCGGGGCTCGTCGGCGCGGTCTACACGATCAACAGCGTCGTCGTGGTGAGCCTCGGGCTTGTCATGGAGAAGCACCTGCGCGGCCACGGCACCAAGGCGCTGCTCCTGGCCGCGGGGCTGCTGTGGACGCTCGGGCTCGCGGTGATCGTCCTCGGGTTCTCGCTGCCGGCGCTGCTGCTGTCCACGGTGGTGTGGACCCTCGGCGAGATCATCGTGTCCGTCGTGGTGCCCACGTACGTCGCCGACCACGTCGACGAGCACCGCGTCGGCACCTTCATGGCGCTCAACGGCTTCGTGCTCGGCCTCGCGCGGCTCGTGGTCCCGGTCGGCCTGGGCGTGCTGTGGACGGCCGACGGCCACCGGCCCGTCTTCGTGACCCTGCTGTGCGCCCCGCTCCTGGGCATGGCGGGCTTCGCGCTGCTGAGGATCAGACGGCCCGCCGCCACCGGCGCCGCGGCCGGCACCCCCGACGCGGAGCCGCTCGCGGTGAGCGGCTGA
- the pdxR gene encoding MocR-like pyridoxine biosynthesis transcription factor PdxR yields MGSPELLIVLDRDGRTPLQQQLGERITALVRAGRLRPGDGLPASRELARQLDVSRTVVTRAYELLRANGVITAKRGSGTRIAPGADVPAEPQRPTDAAALAPQPPRATDGGSALWQPWEPPPVRRPSGALDFRHGMPALAEFPVARWRQSMHDAYGRADAASLGYGPAEGSPALRTEIATLVRQSRALDASPDHLMVTSGATQAMDILVRMLVGPGDVVVIEDPSHTVLRQVFGCSQAHVVPVPVDEQGLRVGDIDARVRAHGHDPARVKLVYVTPSHQFPTGFILSEPRRRGLLEWAYQRGATVLEDDYHHEFTFTGERLPALAAERHRDTVVYVGSFSKTLFPALRIGYALLPPHLVQPFLGIKWITDRLTPTIAQDALADFIATGAYARHISRMTRLYRQRRSRLLEALHEHFGAGVRVSGQAAGLHVLVTLAGARGVPESRIVEAAAAHGVRIYPASGYFVQDPPAEPTFLMGYAALPAPRITRGVALLAAAVREATEG; encoded by the coding sequence GTGGGGTCGCCGGAGTTGCTCATCGTGCTCGACCGGGACGGTCGTACGCCGTTGCAGCAGCAGCTCGGTGAGCGGATCACCGCGCTGGTCCGGGCCGGCCGGCTGCGCCCCGGGGACGGGCTTCCGGCCTCGCGTGAGCTCGCCCGGCAGCTCGACGTGTCGCGGACCGTCGTGACCCGCGCCTACGAGCTGCTGCGCGCCAACGGCGTCATCACCGCCAAGCGCGGCTCCGGCACCCGCATCGCCCCCGGCGCGGATGTCCCCGCCGAGCCCCAACGCCCCACGGACGCGGCCGCGTTGGCGCCGCAGCCGCCCAGGGCCACCGACGGCGGCAGCGCCCTGTGGCAGCCCTGGGAGCCGCCGCCCGTGCGCCGCCCCAGCGGCGCCCTCGACTTCCGGCACGGGATGCCCGCGCTCGCCGAGTTCCCCGTGGCGCGCTGGCGGCAGTCCATGCACGACGCGTACGGCCGCGCGGACGCCGCCTCGCTCGGCTACGGGCCGGCCGAGGGCTCGCCCGCGCTGCGGACGGAGATCGCCACGCTGGTCCGCCAGAGCCGGGCCCTGGACGCCTCGCCCGATCACCTCATGGTCACCAGCGGCGCGACCCAGGCCATGGACATCCTGGTCCGCATGCTGGTCGGGCCGGGCGACGTCGTGGTGATCGAGGATCCGAGCCACACCGTGCTGCGCCAGGTCTTCGGCTGCTCGCAGGCGCACGTGGTGCCCGTGCCGGTGGACGAACAGGGGCTGCGCGTCGGCGACATCGACGCCCGCGTACGCGCCCACGGCCACGACCCCGCGCGCGTGAAGCTCGTGTATGTGACGCCGTCGCACCAGTTCCCCACCGGGTTCATCCTGTCCGAGCCGCGCCGGCGCGGGCTGCTCGAGTGGGCGTACCAGCGCGGGGCGACCGTCCTGGAGGACGACTACCACCACGAGTTCACGTTCACCGGAGAGCGGCTCCCGGCGCTCGCCGCCGAGCGGCACCGCGACACCGTGGTCTACGTCGGCAGCTTCAGCAAGACGCTCTTCCCCGCCCTGCGCATCGGCTACGCCCTGCTGCCGCCGCACCTGGTGCAGCCCTTCCTCGGCATCAAGTGGATCACCGACCGGCTCACCCCCACCATCGCCCAGGACGCCCTCGCCGACTTCATCGCCACCGGTGCGTATGCCCGGCACATCAGCCGCATGACCCGGCTCTACCGCCAGCGCCGGAGCCGTCTCCTGGAAGCGCTGCACGAGCACTTCGGGGCCGGTGTGCGGGTGTCGGGGCAGGCGGCGGGGCTGCACGTGCTGGTCACGCTGGCCGGGGCGCGCGGCGTGCCGGAGAGCCGGATCGTCGAGGCGGCGGCCGCGCACGGGGTGCGGATCTACCCCGCGTCGGGCTACTTCGTACAGGACCCGCCGGCCGAGCCCACGTTCCTCATGGGGTACGCGGCCCTGCCGGCGCCCCGCATCACCCGCGGCGTCGCCCTGCTCGCCGCCGCGGTGCGGGAGGCCACGGAGGGGTGA
- a CDS encoding immunity protein TriTu family protein yields the protein MTAFPHALDALAAWCTAQASGLRAAAIDCEIDTSPTDGRDKASAWVTLSTDARLAALAVWDTGEAELDHVDVESGQVHSEHRFLQTEQDLVRALSGLARWVRSAAP from the coding sequence ATGACCGCTTTCCCTCATGCCCTTGATGCACTTGCCGCTTGGTGCACCGCCCAGGCATCCGGCCTCCGAGCAGCTGCAATCGACTGTGAGATCGACACGTCTCCGACCGACGGACGCGACAAGGCGAGCGCCTGGGTGACCCTCAGCACCGATGCCCGGCTCGCCGCCCTCGCGGTCTGGGACACCGGCGAGGCGGAACTCGACCACGTAGACGTCGAGAGCGGTCAGGTCCACTCTGAACACCGCTTCCTTCAGACAGAACAGGATCTCGTCAGGGCACTTTCAGGACTCGCGCGATGGGTGCGATCCGCCGCACCCTGA
- a CDS encoding nuclear transport factor 2 family protein, protein MPLAVLQFFRASQQGDADAWAQTFAEDGVFHDPVGTPPLIGRPAIRDFIASVLPNFQPFLGLTPLEAHTVGNQVAVSWRGAAVALDGKPVNWSGINIYELDEDGLIQDAKAYFNRAAFQAQLAN, encoded by the coding sequence ATGCCACTGGCAGTTCTCCAGTTCTTCCGGGCCTCCCAGCAGGGCGATGCCGATGCCTGGGCCCAGACATTCGCCGAAGACGGCGTCTTCCACGACCCGGTCGGCACACCGCCGCTCATCGGACGCCCCGCCATCCGCGACTTCATCGCCTCCGTACTCCCCAACTTCCAGCCCTTCCTCGGCCTCACCCCCCTGGAGGCACACACGGTCGGCAACCAGGTCGCCGTCTCCTGGCGCGGCGCCGCCGTCGCTCTGGACGGCAAGCCGGTCAACTGGTCCGGCATCAACATCTACGAACTCGACGAGGACGGCCTCATCCAGGACGCCAAGGCGTACTTCAACCGAGCCGCCTTCCAAGCCCAACTCGCGAACTAG
- a CDS encoding MFS transporter produces the protein MSCPDSPPPSVPALPRRLPLVMALACGVSVANVYFPQALAPLIADSFGITADSAATVATVTQLGYAVGIFFLVPLGDRLPRRPLITALLAVTALALLAAALAPATGALLATGAVVGVATVVPQLLLPMAAGLVPADRRGAVIGTLQGGLIGGILLSRTFGSALGEQLGWRAPYLAAAALTALLAIVLHTALPDTAPAVRERYGALLAAGVRMLRTEPDLRRSALFQATLFGGFSAAWTALALLITGPRYGLGTQVVGVLALIGAASMFCAPAAGRWVDRNGADRVNLWCILATLTAAAVLAGGAAGSWVGLAALVAGLLLLDIAVQCSQVANQARIFALRPEARSRLNTAYMTCSFLGGSAGSWLGIRAFVRLNWLGVCALIGMLALLALTLCLAGARRQEAGAAAPVDLRAR, from the coding sequence ATGTCCTGCCCTGATTCACCACCGCCCTCCGTACCGGCACTGCCCCGTCGGCTGCCGTTGGTCATGGCGCTGGCCTGCGGGGTCAGCGTGGCGAACGTCTACTTCCCGCAGGCCCTGGCGCCGCTCATCGCCGACAGCTTCGGCATCACGGCGGACTCGGCCGCGACCGTGGCGACCGTGACGCAGCTCGGGTATGCCGTCGGGATCTTCTTTCTGGTCCCCCTCGGCGACCGGCTCCCGCGCCGCCCCCTGATCACCGCGCTGCTCGCCGTGACCGCACTTGCCCTCCTGGCCGCCGCTCTCGCCCCGGCCACCGGCGCCCTGCTCGCGACCGGCGCGGTGGTCGGGGTGGCGACCGTGGTGCCACAGCTACTGCTGCCCATGGCCGCGGGGCTGGTTCCGGCCGACCGGCGAGGCGCCGTCATCGGGACCCTGCAGGGCGGGCTGATCGGCGGGATCCTGCTGTCCCGCACCTTCGGCTCCGCCCTCGGTGAGCAACTGGGCTGGCGCGCCCCGTACTTGGCCGCCGCCGCGCTCACCGCACTGCTGGCGATCGTGCTCCACACCGCCTTGCCGGACACCGCTCCGGCCGTACGGGAGCGCTACGGCGCCCTGCTTGCGGCCGGTGTACGGATGCTGCGCACCGAGCCGGACCTACGCCGCTCGGCACTCTTCCAGGCCACCCTCTTCGGCGGGTTCAGTGCCGCCTGGACCGCGCTCGCCCTGCTGATCACCGGCCCTCGCTACGGCCTTGGTACGCAGGTGGTGGGCGTGTTGGCGTTGATCGGCGCGGCCAGCATGTTCTGCGCCCCGGCCGCCGGGCGGTGGGTGGACCGCAACGGCGCGGACCGGGTGAACCTCTGGTGCATCCTTGCCACCCTCACCGCAGCGGCCGTCCTGGCCGGAGGTGCGGCCGGCTCCTGGGTGGGGCTGGCGGCCCTGGTGGCCGGGCTGTTGCTGCTCGACATCGCGGTGCAGTGCAGCCAAGTCGCCAACCAGGCCCGTATCTTCGCGCTGCGCCCCGAGGCCCGCAGCCGGCTCAACACCGCCTACATGACCTGCTCGTTCCTCGGCGGCAGCGCCGGATCCTGGCTCGGCATCCGCGCCTTCGTCCGGCTGAACTGGCTGGGCGTGTGCGCACTCATAGGGATGCTCGCTCTCCTCGCGCTCACCCTCTGCCTGGCCGGTGCCCGTCGGCAGGAGGCCGGCGCTGCGGCACCCGTCGACCTGCGCGCCCGGTGA
- a CDS encoding TetR family transcriptional regulator → MAYDSKATKERILAAAAAEFAQYGVAGARVDRIAAEAKANKRAIYEYFGDKNKLFADVLEHLMADLAQAVPPGDEDLPAYAERLFDYHRAHPEALRLLMWEALELGDQPVPGEEARTRHYEDKIRATRATRAASDGEARDRLFFTLGLVGWTLAMPQLRRMILGPDHTLDQLRPAIAEAVRTLPGRSETRPTN, encoded by the coding sequence ATGGCGTACGACTCGAAGGCAACCAAAGAGCGGATCCTGGCGGCGGCCGCCGCGGAGTTCGCCCAGTACGGCGTGGCCGGCGCCCGCGTGGACCGCATCGCCGCCGAGGCCAAGGCCAACAAGCGGGCGATCTACGAGTACTTCGGCGACAAGAACAAGCTCTTCGCCGACGTCCTGGAACACCTCATGGCCGACCTCGCCCAAGCCGTCCCGCCCGGCGACGAGGACCTGCCCGCCTACGCCGAGCGGCTCTTCGACTACCACCGTGCTCACCCCGAGGCCCTGCGCCTGCTCATGTGGGAGGCGCTCGAACTCGGCGACCAGCCCGTCCCCGGCGAAGAGGCCCGCACCCGGCACTACGAGGACAAGATCCGCGCCACCCGCGCCACCCGGGCCGCCTCGGACGGCGAAGCCCGCGACCGGCTGTTCTTCACCCTCGGCCTGGTCGGCTGGACCTTGGCCATGCCCCAGCTCCGCCGCATGATCCTCGGCCCCGACCACACCCTCGACCAGCTCCGCCCCGCCATCGCCGAAGCGGTCCGCACCCTCCCGGGACGCAGCGAAACCCGTCCTACGAACTGA
- a CDS encoding sigma factor-like helix-turn-helix DNA-binding protein yields MGRSNEARDTEMCKMYADGHTLQEIGDQYGVTRERARQIISRRSDAVSASTARNARREARAEKLTSQVGEFLTAHQVGIVKLAEEGVSRSDVEARFALLYPEVPAAVVREAIAEANVLFDVDVQEFAFSVTAVEGAVWYALAREHGLGGDRLGAAQRMDLDELEGTGQALLREGVESGAAAEILGLIHAAQELVRSGAQVGISAARYNARRESVLEELGMESSKGTRPWPPTSQTVMKRLGQGSWAKAQIALGLTPDSRGRPQGLLLFEPQDYPAAVADFIRDAQSVGSPSTFEGYMSWVEAEERSGRRRPSAPSVRLYYRGWTSAKRAAVAEGATVARRTKERSGVPQAATALHHAQQEIDRAIGALVGLRPADRSAHLERFVKAFMQEFEFRRRGWIRAAVALDGSTIGRRLSDPTLKTKHRTALTQSPPAVGEVLTDMYLDKLGAGDPRVTDGWMRPDVQAELDAVGVGTVARFTVLKESRNYLVHGSQEARRRLEAALKELATVESGFELKQSLTPRVLLTWLLANDQRRLRVLLGCVPDLWRAMVIGETLLVAAPQT; encoded by the coding sequence ATGGGGCGGTCGAACGAAGCCCGTGACACTGAGATGTGCAAGATGTACGCGGACGGTCACACCTTGCAGGAGATCGGGGATCAGTACGGCGTCACCAGGGAGCGGGCGCGCCAGATTATCAGCAGGAGGAGCGACGCCGTTTCGGCGTCGACTGCGCGCAATGCGCGGCGCGAGGCACGGGCCGAGAAACTGACTAGTCAGGTCGGAGAATTCCTCACAGCCCATCAGGTGGGCATCGTCAAGCTTGCGGAGGAAGGAGTGAGCCGTAGCGATGTCGAGGCCCGTTTCGCTCTCTTGTATCCCGAGGTTCCGGCGGCAGTAGTGCGTGAAGCAATCGCCGAAGCCAACGTCTTGTTCGACGTGGATGTGCAGGAGTTCGCCTTCTCCGTCACGGCTGTAGAAGGCGCCGTCTGGTACGCCCTCGCCCGTGAGCACGGGCTTGGAGGCGACCGGCTAGGAGCGGCACAGAGGATGGACCTCGATGAGCTCGAAGGGACAGGCCAGGCTCTCCTACGGGAAGGGGTCGAATCGGGCGCTGCTGCGGAGATCCTCGGCCTGATCCACGCTGCCCAGGAACTTGTACGGTCTGGTGCACAAGTCGGCATATCCGCAGCGCGTTACAACGCGCGACGGGAGTCAGTGCTCGAGGAGCTGGGAATGGAATCCAGTAAAGGGACCAGGCCCTGGCCGCCTACCAGTCAGACCGTCATGAAGCGGCTGGGACAGGGCTCATGGGCCAAGGCCCAGATCGCCCTCGGTCTCACTCCCGATTCCCGGGGCCGGCCCCAAGGGCTGCTGCTGTTCGAGCCTCAGGACTATCCGGCGGCCGTGGCGGACTTCATTCGCGATGCCCAATCTGTTGGCAGCCCCTCCACCTTCGAGGGGTACATGTCATGGGTTGAGGCGGAGGAAAGGTCCGGTCGCAGGCGCCCGTCCGCACCGTCCGTACGCCTCTACTATCGAGGGTGGACTTCGGCCAAGCGGGCTGCGGTCGCGGAGGGGGCTACCGTCGCCCGTCGGACGAAAGAGCGGTCCGGGGTTCCACAGGCCGCGACAGCATTGCACCACGCCCAGCAGGAGATCGATCGGGCCATAGGTGCGCTGGTCGGGCTCCGGCCCGCGGACCGATCCGCGCACCTGGAGCGCTTCGTCAAGGCGTTTATGCAGGAGTTTGAATTCCGGCGCCGAGGGTGGATTCGCGCGGCGGTGGCGCTGGACGGGTCGACTATCGGGCGACGACTTTCCGACCCTACGCTCAAGACAAAACACAGGACGGCTCTGACGCAGAGCCCACCCGCCGTGGGCGAAGTCTTGACCGACATGTATCTCGACAAGCTTGGGGCTGGCGACCCGCGCGTCACCGATGGCTGGATGAGGCCGGACGTACAGGCTGAGCTCGATGCCGTGGGGGTTGGGACTGTCGCACGCTTCACCGTTCTGAAGGAATCAAGGAACTACCTCGTGCATGGCTCCCAGGAGGCGCGGCGGCGGCTTGAGGCTGCCCTGAAGGAGCTTGCCACCGTGGAGTCCGGGTTTGAGCTCAAGCAATCCTTAACGCCGCGAGTCTTGCTCACCTGGTTGCTTGCGAACGACCAGCGGCGACTGCGAGTACTCCTCGGCTGTGTGCCGGACCTATGGCGGGCCATGGTGATTGGGGAGACGCTGCTTGTGGCCGCACCCCAGACGTAA